The following nucleotide sequence is from Vitis vinifera cultivar Pinot Noir 40024 chromosome 14, ASM3070453v1.
CTAACAATCCCGCCATAATAACTTAAACAATTATATTACATGCTCATCACATCTATGTATAAATACTCATTTCACATTTCTTGTTTCATCACTGTTAGACTTTTGAATAGTACCGCTTTCAAACACACATTTTATATACTCTCCTCCGTTAAGACTACCCATCACAATTAATATAAGTCCATGTGTTTGAATCTCTACCAATAGCCCATTTTCAGCACTTCTCCTTGTCTATATTAGTCCTTTTAAGTCTGTTGCTTTGAGCTAGTAGCTAGCTCATATTCAACTCCACTCAACCTCAATGGCACTTGCCAAGGACCGGACCCCACATGACTTGAGCATGGGCTCCGTGCAACACTGTTCTTTGATTTACGGAAATGTGATAGGAGGATCAGCAGTTGAAGGGGTTTCAGATCTTTCCTCGCCCGGGGTTTATGGGCTCGATGATTATCACAAGGCCGTGATTGAGGAGGGAGATGAGTCGGAGAAGAGTAGTGCCGGGTTTGTCAAGCCGTATGTCATGAGCCATGCTTCTTCCATTTCTGGTGCCAGCAGTGCAAATTGTAACGCAATTCGGCCTATGAATTATCAACCCCAGGAAGCTCATTCTGTGATAACCTTCAAAACCAGGTATGAGAATTTCATGCACAACAGTGGATCTTTGCTTAGCTTTGAGCAAAATGAGAGGGGTTCTCAGGTCACTTACACCAAGGTTTGCCACGAAGATGACTACTCCAATTGGGAAGATAATTTGAATTACGATTACCAAAATCAACTCAACCCAAAGTTGAACTCCAACCCTCGGCTGTTGGAGGATTTCAACTGTTTTCCGGCCAGCAGCTATGGCTCCATGAGCGGTAACACCCCAAAAGAAAACCAACATGGAGAAGAGTCATTTGGGTGGATATACACTGAAGCAACCGCAGTCACTGATAGCATTCAGGAGTCTGCAACAAAAGAATCATGCTTCCATAAGCGCCCCCATATGGTATACTGTCATAGGCCCCCAATTGCACTAAATGAATCAATTATCTTCATATGCTGCCACTGATGGCTACAACCTTTGTTTGCAGGGAGAGACCATGCAAGCTCTAAAAAGGCAGTGCACAGCTGCAACAAGGAAGTCCAAACCAAAGTCAATTCCACCCAAGGATCCACAAAGCCTCGCAGCCAAGGTTTGCTTCTTTTCAAAGTTAAACATAATAATTTACACTTGAAACAAAGGTTGATTGCAAACTAAGCCAAATCAATTAAAAGGGTATCTGTGATTGAGAGAATGTTTGCATTTCAGAATCGACGAGAGCGGATCAGCGAGCGGCTAAAGATACTGCAAGATCTGGTACCAAATGGTTCCAAGGTGGGCTTTCCCAGTACTAACATCTTTATTCAATTTGCCTAATTGCACTCTCATTTCAGCTATGAAACTGCAATAATCATTTTCTAATCATGAAGCTGGTTATCATTTGTTTCTTAACATACAATTAATTCACACAGGTTGATTTGGTGACCATGTTAGAGAAAGCCATTAGTTATGTCAAGTTCCTCCAATTGCAAGTGAAGGTGAGGGTTCAATACAAATTACAGTTTACTCATTCATTGATTGGCCTTGAATCATGGAAATTAAGCTTATATGAGACACTGGATTTCCTTTTTCCTTGATTAGGTGCTGGCAACCGATGAATTTTGGCCAGTGCAGGGTGGAAAGGCTCCTGATATCTCTCAAGTGAAGGAAGCCATTGATGCCATTCTGTCATCCCAGAGAGACACAAATTCAAGCtcaaagtgaagaaaagaagaagatgaagaagaagaagaagaagaagaagattaaaataatattgatgGATTATTTTGTCTTTCTCCTGAAGATCTTGTAATGGAATTTTGCATTCTCAGTCACAATGAGAACTGAGACTCTCACAACGTCCCACTTCCATTTACAgagattctcccttttttttcccttgtttttttcctttcctttctaaTGTTAATTTACTAATTAAGAATACGAAGGAAGGTCGTATTCTTGTATCCATTTTGACTTCTCCTGAATTCAGTTCTGGGGTGTGGTTTAATTCATCGACTCCACTTAAATTTTGGCTGCGGAAATATTTAGTAGTGACTCCAAAAATTATACAAGGAAATTAAGTAGTATATATTCAGGGGgacaaaaaaaaagattaaaaacctataattttattgattagacatatttttctaatatcACACTGAAAATTGTCACATATTCTACTGCAAATATGTTTGAATTTTACAATTCCCTTGAGGTTTTGGCagtcatttttatttcttagaTCTGTTTTTGCAATTTCcatttttcccttcatttctaaaatttgataaattgaaGCCCACgtcctaaaataaaattaaaaatgcccATAAAATAAAACCTCCTCATGGAATGAAATGGGAAATGCCGAAGGTTTGGGCGTCCGTACAAATGCGGTGTTGATTTGGTCAGAGAAAAATGAGAATGATTGAGGAGAAACTGCAAATGTATCTGTTAGGACTTACGAGGGTGGAGTGGAACTTAGAAGAGGGGGACCATTACGCACGTGCGGCTTTTATTAAGCACCACATGGGTGATCACATGTCCCATGACTCCCATCGCATATGGAGCGGTGTACATTCCCAAGTACCCCATCTCAAATTAAATGAACCTACCTATTTCATTATTATAACCACAACCTAAGTGCCCCCACCCCACTTTTATTTTAAGGGTGTGTACCCTAAAACTAAGGGTTAGTGAGCTATTGGGTAAGCCATACGTGGCACATGCTAGGCAAAAACGAGTCTCAAGTGTTCGAGGGAAAATACCacaaaagaaaataggaaggagaagtagaagaaaaataaataaaatataggtgtaaaatcaataaattatttttatatattaatttaaatttatatttttatatatgaagattaaatattttaaaaatatataatcttTTTTACTTAGTGtaattatatgttatttttttatagtaaaaccaaatctgaaaaaaaaaatttatttttcttaacattttttttctttctaagaaCAAACATATCCTAAAAATTATGTGATAGAATTTCCCTAGTATTCAAAGACATTTTGTTTTgccatttaaaaattattcaagatttaatttttttacaaataattcttaaataaagtattatattgattcaacaataaatttttggaaactcaattttaataaatgtaaATAATCATAATGATGAAGATTAGGATTAAGACAAATCAAACCTCTTTGTTTCCTAAGTTCTAAAaccaattcataaaaaataagggaggttatatttttctcaaaataaattttcaaaaatctcattgatccaaaatcaatcaaacatatttttaattaatttttttttttgctaaaaattattttaaaaaatagttgcaAAATAAGAGTTAGATTTTCTTGGTTGTACTAGTGCTccattattgattaaaaaaaggtAACATTTAGGtgttgttttattatatttgtta
It contains:
- the LOC100255367 gene encoding putative transcription factor bHLH086, translated to MGSVQHCSLIYGNVIGGSAVEGVSDLSSPGVYGLDDYHKAVIEEGDESEKSSAGFVKPYVMSHASSISGASSANCNAIRPMNYQPQEAHSVITFKTRYENFMHNSGSLLSFEQNERGSQVTYTKVCHEDDYSNWEDNLNYDYQNQLNPKLNSNPRLLEDFNCFPASSYGSMSGNTPKENQHGEESFGWIYTEATAVTDSIQESATKESCFHKRPHMGETMQALKRQCTAATRKSKPKSIPPKDPQSLAAKNRRERISERLKILQDLVPNGSKVDLVTMLEKAISYVKFLQLQVKVLATDEFWPVQGGKAPDISQVKEAIDAILSSQRDTNSSSK